In Opitutaceae bacterium TAV5, one genomic interval encodes:
- a CDS encoding NADPH-quinone oxidoreductase, which yields MPSPNPYIELLHALRPEIMLTLGMLAVLAFDLSAGRRLSDKTRLLAATVVGLGALAAAVWQVLTPVAASVSGETTASLFILDHFAVVIRLGVLGLAALTLLLPARERPRHPAEYIAIVLLATTGFTLMAVANNLLIAFLGLELASLSLYILAAFDKTSPASAEAGLKYFLFGGMAAAFLLFGFSLIYGLTGSIRFDAIAAALAGADHAQPVSPLLLIALVMVLAGFGYKAAAAPFHLWAPDVYEGAPSPAAALIASASKLAGLALFFRLLHSALGPAALQFAPLSGWAPVLMLIAAASMLLGNIAALAQTNVRRLIAYSAIAHAGVLLLGVLLGDTGSTVYYALTYGLATVGIFGVFAVLDYNGARCQSLTDLAGLWKRSPFLAAVLFVCVLSLAGVPPLAGFFGKFYLFAAALRPAGLASPTGWLAFLAIAMSAVALYYYLTILKQALVASSDTTAPTSSLLRTPLPATLALTLATALLIFLGLFPSFLLRVIVP from the coding sequence ATGCCCTCGCCCAATCCCTACATCGAACTCCTCCACGCGCTCCGCCCCGAGATCATGCTGACCCTCGGCATGCTCGCCGTGCTCGCCTTCGACCTCAGCGCCGGACGCCGCCTCTCCGACAAAACCCGTCTCCTTGCCGCCACCGTTGTCGGACTCGGCGCGCTCGCCGCTGCCGTCTGGCAAGTGCTCACTCCCGTCGCCGCGTCCGTCTCCGGCGAGACCACCGCCAGCCTCTTCATCCTCGATCACTTTGCCGTCGTCATCCGCCTCGGTGTGCTTGGCCTCGCCGCACTCACGCTCCTGCTCCCCGCGCGCGAACGTCCCCGCCATCCCGCCGAATACATCGCCATCGTCCTCCTCGCCACGACGGGCTTCACGCTCATGGCGGTGGCCAACAACCTCCTCATCGCCTTCCTCGGCCTGGAGCTCGCCAGCCTCTCCCTCTACATCCTCGCCGCGTTCGACAAAACCAGCCCCGCGTCCGCCGAGGCCGGCCTGAAGTACTTCCTCTTCGGAGGCATGGCCGCGGCGTTCCTTCTCTTCGGATTCAGCCTCATCTACGGGCTCACCGGCTCGATCCGGTTCGATGCGATCGCCGCCGCGCTCGCCGGCGCCGATCACGCGCAACCCGTCTCTCCGCTTCTCCTCATCGCTCTCGTGATGGTGCTGGCCGGTTTCGGCTACAAGGCCGCCGCCGCTCCCTTCCACCTGTGGGCGCCCGATGTTTACGAAGGCGCCCCCTCGCCTGCGGCTGCACTCATCGCCTCCGCGTCAAAACTCGCCGGACTCGCCCTCTTTTTCCGCCTCCTCCACTCCGCGCTCGGACCCGCCGCCCTCCAGTTTGCGCCGCTTTCCGGCTGGGCGCCGGTGCTCATGCTGATCGCCGCCGCCTCGATGCTGCTCGGCAACATCGCCGCACTCGCGCAAACCAACGTCCGCCGCCTCATCGCGTATTCAGCCATCGCGCACGCCGGTGTCCTCCTCCTCGGCGTGCTCCTCGGCGACACCGGTTCCACGGTGTATTACGCCCTCACCTACGGACTCGCCACGGTCGGCATTTTCGGGGTCTTCGCCGTTCTCGATTACAACGGCGCCCGCTGCCAGTCTCTCACCGACCTCGCCGGACTCTGGAAACGCTCCCCTTTCCTCGCCGCCGTCCTTTTCGTCTGCGTGCTCTCGCTCGCGGGTGTGCCGCCGCTGGCGGGTTTCTTCGGCAAATTCTATCTCTTCGCCGCCGCCCTCCGCCCCGCCGGACTCGCCTCGCCCACCGGTTGGCTCGCCTTCCTCGCTATCGCGATGAGCGCCGTCGCCCTCTACTACTACTTGACCATCCTCAAACAGGCCCTCGTCGCCTCCTCCGACACCACCGCTCCCACATCCAGCCTGCTGCGGACGCCTCTTCCCGCCACTCTTGCTCTCACTCTCGCCACCGCCCTTCTGATCTTCCTTGGTCTGTTCCCGTCGTTCCTGCTGAGAGTGATTGTCCCATAG
- a CDS encoding NADH-quinone oxidoreductase subunit M yields MNLLPWTIYISFAGALLALVAGRRSPSVARITALITALAAAVITTLAALDFTPAADLQTLVNLPWIAELGVSYHLAADGISLTLVVLTSIAALAGILFSWNINDRTGEFFALYLALIGGVYGVFLSADAFVFFVFYEIAIVPKYFLVAKWGSTNREYGAMKLVLYSFAGSALVMAGLLWAHATAASLSGGSPSFSLTTLAQAATHFTHAQQLGMFALVFTGFAILAGMFPFHTWAPTGHVAAPTAASMLLAGVVMKLGAYGCLRVAIPLFTEGYHTFAPLIGWLAVIGIVYAGFIALIQDDFKFVIGYSSVSHMGFVLLGLAAANERALSGAVLQMFSHGIIAGLLFAVVGRMVYERTHTRNLADLRALPLHRLLPFAAVTFVIAGLASMGLPGFSGFPAELSILIGAWQTSRLWALVAALGILIAAAFTLRAIQVSFFGKTGNGTTHANIHPLPPITLPEKLGAFLLIAATLLVGLMPDLLLNWINPALQSPLFQAALK; encoded by the coding sequence ATGAATCTCCTTCCCTGGACCATCTACATTTCTTTTGCCGGCGCGCTCCTCGCGCTTGTTGCCGGACGACGGTCGCCCTCCGTGGCGCGTATCACCGCGCTCATTACGGCGCTCGCCGCCGCTGTCATCACCACGCTCGCGGCCCTCGACTTCACACCTGCCGCCGATCTCCAGACCCTCGTCAACCTCCCCTGGATCGCCGAACTCGGCGTCAGCTACCACCTCGCGGCCGACGGCATCAGCCTCACGCTCGTCGTCCTCACCAGCATCGCCGCGCTCGCCGGTATTCTCTTTTCGTGGAATATCAATGACCGCACCGGCGAGTTTTTCGCCCTCTACCTCGCGCTCATCGGCGGCGTTTACGGCGTGTTCCTCAGCGCGGATGCGTTCGTGTTTTTCGTCTTCTACGAGATCGCCATCGTCCCCAAATATTTTCTCGTGGCGAAGTGGGGCTCCACCAACCGCGAATACGGTGCGATGAAGCTCGTCCTTTACTCCTTTGCCGGCAGCGCCCTCGTCATGGCTGGGCTCCTCTGGGCACATGCCACCGCCGCCTCCCTTTCCGGCGGCTCCCCGAGCTTCTCCCTCACCACTCTCGCCCAGGCCGCCACGCATTTCACGCACGCGCAGCAACTCGGCATGTTCGCGCTCGTCTTCACCGGCTTCGCGATACTTGCCGGCATGTTTCCCTTCCACACCTGGGCGCCCACGGGACACGTCGCCGCGCCCACCGCCGCGTCCATGCTGCTCGCCGGTGTCGTCATGAAACTCGGCGCCTACGGCTGCCTCCGCGTGGCGATTCCGCTCTTCACCGAAGGTTACCACACCTTCGCTCCGCTCATCGGCTGGCTCGCCGTCATCGGCATCGTTTACGCCGGGTTCATCGCACTCATCCAGGACGACTTCAAATTTGTCATCGGCTACTCGTCGGTCAGCCACATGGGTTTTGTCCTGCTCGGCCTCGCCGCCGCCAACGAACGCGCCCTCAGCGGCGCGGTGTTGCAGATGTTCTCCCACGGCATCATCGCCGGACTCCTCTTCGCCGTCGTCGGCCGCATGGTTTACGAACGCACGCACACCCGCAACCTCGCCGACCTGCGCGCCCTGCCGCTGCACCGCCTGCTGCCGTTTGCCGCCGTCACGTTTGTCATCGCCGGACTCGCCTCGATGGGTCTGCCCGGCTTCAGCGGATTCCCGGCCGAACTCTCCATCCTTATCGGAGCCTGGCAAACCTCCCGCCTTTGGGCGCTGGTTGCCGCCCTCGGCATCCTCATCGCCGCCGCCTTCACGCTGCGCGCCATCCAGGTGTCCTTCTTCGGCAAAACCGGTAACGGCACCACACATGCCAACATCCACCCGCTCCCTCCGATCACGCTCCCCGAAAAACTCGGCGCGTTCCTGCTCATCGCCGCGACGCTCCTCGTCGGCCTGATGCCCGACCTGCTCCTCAACTGGATCAACCCCGCGCTCCAGTCGCCGCTGTTTCAGGCAGCCTTGAAATAA